AATTTGGATTTATTAATTATGATCATGCAAAGAGGAGGATACTTAAACTTTCGGAAAGATATGGTTTGAAAATAGATACTGATAAGCCGATTGAGAATTTAAGTGTTGGGATGGGACAAAAAGTAGAAATACTCAAAGTTCTCTATAGAAATGCAGATATTATTATTTTTGATGAACCTACAGCAGTACTTACACCTAATGAGATTGATGAATTTATGAATGTTTTAAAAATATTGGCTGTAGAGGGGCATACTGTAATACTTATTACACATAAAATAAAAGAAATAAAGGCTGTGGCACAAAGGTGTACAATTATGCGTCTTGGGAAAGTAATTGGGACTTTTGATATTACTAAAACCGATGAGGGAATGCTTACTAAATTAATGATAGGCAAAGAAACCTCTCTTGATATCTCCAAGAGGCAGATTGTTGATCACACAAACATTCTTGAGATTAGAGATTTAAGTGTTAAAGATGAACGGGGTGTTTTTAAAGTTAAGAATATTAGTTTGAATCTTAGAGAAGGTGAAATTTTTGGGATAGCTGGAGTTGAAGGCAGCGGTCAAGAAGAATTAGTCGAAGCAATTCTTGGAGTTAGAGATATCTTTAGCGGAGATATAATTAAGAAAGTTGATGGCAAATTTGAATCAATCAAGGGTCTTAGTGTTAAACAAATAATAGATAGGAAAATAGGCCATATTCCATCTGATAGACAAAAGCATGGTCTTATTTTAGACTTTAACATTTTGCAAAATATTGGAATTAAAAGTTTTGATGATGTTAATTATTTAAAAATGAAGAGTAGTGGTATAGGTAATGATAAATTAAAGGTTAAGTTTTTAAATACTGTTAAAAAACAGTTTGTTAATTTTAATTTAATTCTTCTTAAGAAAATAAGTGAACAACTTGCAGCTTCATTTGATATTACACCGAGAGATATTTTGAGCAAAGTTAAAAATTTATCTGGAGGTAATCAACAAAAGGTCGTTGTTGCACGTGAAATTAATTTGAAACCTGAGGTTCTCTTGGCAGTTCAACCCACAAGGGGACTTGATGTGGGTGCTATTGAAAATATTTATAAAAAATTTTTAGCGCAAAGGGATGAAGGTATGACAGTTCTTCTTGTATCTCTTGAGCTTGATGAGCTTATGAGTGTTTGTGATAGAATAGCTGTAATGTACAATGGTGGAATCGTTGGTGTTTTAGAGCATAATTT
This portion of the Borrelia turicatae 91E135 genome encodes:
- a CDS encoding ABC transporter ATP-binding protein encodes the protein MQDILILDKVTKRYGDFIANDNICIRFKKGEIHAILGENGAGKTTLMKTIYGIHKPDSGQIFLRGHELKLKDSSESIRSGIGMVFQHFMLIPKFTAVQNIILGYEDSKFGFINYDHAKRRILKLSERYGLKIDTDKPIENLSVGMGQKVEILKVLYRNADIIIFDEPTAVLTPNEIDEFMNVLKILAVEGHTVILITHKIKEIKAVAQRCTIMRLGKVIGTFDITKTDEGMLTKLMIGKETSLDISKRQIVDHTNILEIRDLSVKDERGVFKVKNISLNLREGEIFGIAGVEGSGQEELVEAILGVRDIFSGDIIKKVDGKFESIKGLSVKQIIDRKIGHIPSDRQKHGLILDFNILQNIGIKSFDDVNYLKMKSSGIGNDKLKVKFLNTVKKQFVNFNLILLKKISEQLAASFDITPRDILSKVKNLSGGNQQKVVVAREINLKPEVLLAVQPTRGLDVGAIENIYKKFLAQRDEGMTVLLVSLELDELMSVCDRIAVMYNGGIVGVLEHNFDVGVIGKMMMGIV